TGGGATTCAATCAGGGGAACGGCGGTCTGTCGCAAATGATTTCAGGCTTGGTGCCCGGCCAGCAGTATTGGCTGCAATTCCGATACAACAAGCGTCAGGGCGGAACCATGGCCTTGAACACGCGCTTTGCGGGGGTTCAAATTGATAGTATCCCCTCCATAACTTCTGTTGGAGGGAGCAATCCTTATCACTACCGGCAAGTGGTGTTTACCCCTGCCACGGAGTCGGGCCTGTTGGAATTTCTTACCTTGGCGGGGGGCGATGCGACGGTGTTGCTGGACGCGGTGACGCTGGTTCCCCGTGGCGCCAACCAGGTGCAACTATGGAATCCAAGTTTCGAAGCCAGTGGCGATGTTCCTTCGCCTGGGGTGGTCAGTCCGGCTTCCATTTCAGGGTGGGTGGGCACCGGCACCTATGGAATTAATCGGGTGGGAGCGGATTTCACGGCGGGCGGGGGCCTCAACCCAGATCAAGATCATGTAGCCTTCCTTCAGGGCAGTGGTTCCTCACTAAGCCAGACAGTATCCAACCTGGTGGCAGGTCAGGAGTATCAAATCTCTTTTTCCATCAGTGCCGCGGTCAATGATTCTCCGCTGTATCGGGTGTGGATGGGGGGCGAAGCAATTTGGACGGATGTTGCGGTGCCGGTCAATCCTGCGGAGCCGTATCCGCGGCTGAGTCTGCGCTGGGTGGCGTCGGCGTCCACCGCCGAGTTGAAGTTTGAGCATGCGGACGTCATGGGGGGCACCATTTTACTGGACGATGTGCAGATTCTCGGGCTGGCTTTGCCGCCGCTCCAGACGGAAATCTCGGCCACCACCGTGGAGATGTTCCGCGGGCAGCCGTTGGGGAGCAATCAGGTGACAGTTTCTCTGCCGCGATATCTGACTGCCACTCAGGCGGTGGACATTCTCGTGATTAGCACGGATCCCACCGTTGCCGTGCCAGTAGGCGCTCAGGATGGCACCCTGGTGCTGCATTTGCCGGCGGGTTTGACAAACTCGGCCTCTTTTGCCGTGAGCGCTTTTCGCTCCGGCGTGGTGACTTTTCTCATCACCAACAACGTAGGGGTGCCGGGCACGACGCTCACGGTGCGCAACCGTTCCGCTTATGTGCGGAATCCCAGTTTCGAGGATAATAGCACGGAGAACTGGCCGGGTTACTTTGATATCGAGGGCTGGACGGAGGTGGGCGGTTGTGGCTTGAATCCCATCACGGTGGACCATCCCAATGGCCGCAGCCCCTTTGCCGACAATGGCGTGATTCCGGATCGCGGGCAGGTGGCCTTTTTGCAAGGGCTGGCAGCGCTGTCGCAGGCGATATACGGTTTGGATACCAACCGGACTTATTGGCTGCAAATGCACTTGAACGCCCGCAATTGTTGTGGGGATTTCCCTGGTGCGGCAGCGCGATTCAACGGAGTTGAACTGGCCAGCACACCGACGGTACCGTTGGTGGGCGGGAGCAACCCCTACTATTTTGTGAACCTGCCCTTTGTTCCCAACTCGCCCACGGGGTTGCTGGAAATTATCAGTGGCCCTTCGTTAAATAATGGCGACCGGACGTTGCTGGTGGACGCGATTAGTTTGATTCAACGCGACACCAACCAGGTGGTGGTGGCTAATCCCAGCTTTGAGGCCAGTGGCTCGCCTCCCTGGCCAGGGTATGTGTCGCCGGCGTCGTTGGCGGGCTGGGCTGGCGGGGGTAGTTATGGTGTCACCATGGCAGCGGCCGGTTCCTTTGCGGACAATGGAGCCTGTCCAGAGCAGGACCATGTGGCCTTTTTGCAGGGGCAGAACTCCTACTTGAGCCAGACTCTTCGCGGTCTGACGCCCGGCCAATCTTACGTCCTCGCCTTTGCCTACAACGCCCGCAGCGGTAACGCGCCCCGGCTGGTGGTCACGTTGGATGGCAGCCCGGTGATGGATGAGAACGTTGCGCCCGTGGGCGGCAACGCGCCATACCGCACGGCCACCATCCCATTTACCGCGGCCAACGCCACCGTGGTGCTGGCATTTACGCAGGCAGCGGAGGGGGATCAGACGGTGCTCTTGGATGACGTGCGGGTATTGCCCGGGCAGCCGCCTGCGCCACCACGCCTGAACATCCGGTTTGTCGCGCCGGACGCGGTTCGCATCTCATGGCCGGTCAGCGCCGGGGCGGAGTGGGTGCTGCGCGCGTCGCCGACGCTGGCTGCCCCATTCCAGGAGGCCGGTTTGCCGGTCCAGACCGAGGGAGAGGAATACGCGGTTTATGACGGTCTAAGTGGCGCGAGCAGGTATTACCTGCTGGCGAAATAAACCCCTTCCCAGATTCTGTCCGTCACGGCGAACAGGGCCAGCGGGGAGACCTTTCCTCGGCTGGCGCTGGAGCGGCGTATTTTATCCTGGAAACATGCTGCGGCAGGCGGTTTTTGCCGTCATTTGCCATTCCTGCTTGACCGTGTCACTTTGTGCCTTAGCATCGCGCGCCGGTGCGGGCTCATGACATGAAAGCAATTTTGGCGCTGGAAGACGGGACGGTATTTCACGGCAAGGCGTTTGGGGCGAAAGCCTCGGCCTGCGGGGAGGTGTGTTTCAACACCTCGATGACCGGGTATCAGGAAATCCTCACAGACCCCTCCTACAAGGGACAAATTGTGACGATGACCTACCCGTTGATTGGCAACTACGGCATCAACCGTCAGGATGTGGAATCATGGCGTCCGCATGTGGCGGGTTTCGTGATTCGTGAGCTTTCGCCGGTGGTGAGCAACTGGCGGGCGGACGCATCCCTGCCGGAGTACCTGGAGGAATACGGCATTCCCGGGATTCAGGGCGTGGACACGCGCGCGCTGACCAAGAAATTGCGGGTGGTGGGCGCGATGAAAGGTTTTATTAGCACGGAGCCGGGCATGACGGATGCGGAGGCGGTGGAGCGGGCGCGGGCGTGGCATGGGATGGTGGGCATGGACTATGTGAAGGATGTCACGCATGCCGAACCGTTCTTGTGGGACGAAAAAGATGAGATGAGCGCCAGTTTCCGGCTGGTGCAGGGCACGGCGCCGGTCAATCCCCGGGAGGTGCGCGCGCCCTTGCCGCCGGCGGATATTCCCATTGTGGCTTACGATTTCGGGATGAAGTACAACATCCTGCGGCGCCTGCGTCAGCATGGTTTCCGGGTGCAGGTGGTGCCGGCGCACACGCCCGCGGCGGAGGCGCTGAAGTACAAGCCCGCCGGTATTTTCCTGTCCAACGGCCCCGGCGATCCGGCGGCTTTGCATTACGCGGTGGCGGCGGTGCGGGAACTGGTGGCCACGGGTTTGCCCATCTTTGGGATTTGTCTGGGACACCAGATTTTGGGGCAGGCGCTGGGGGGGCGGACGTTCAAGTTAAAGTTTGGACATCGCGGGGGCAACCAGCCGGTCAAAGATTTGGAGTCGGGGAGGGTGGAAATTACTTCGCAAAACCATGGATTTGCCGTGGACCCGGCGTCCCTGCCAGCGGAGGTGATGGTGAACCGCATCAACCTGAATGACCAAACGGTCGAGGGGTTGCGGCACAAACATAAGCCCATCTTTTGCGTGCAGTATCACCCGGAAGCCTCGCCCGGGCCGCATGACTCAACGCCCTTGTTTGCCGAATTCCGGCAGATGATTGAGCGGCATTGAGCGGCGGCTGGGTAGAAAGCGGGCGGCGCTTAGGGGGACACAGGGGCGGCGGGCTGCCACAGTTGAAGGCGGACCAGTTCAGTTTTCAAAACGCCGGCCCATTTGGCGTAGCCCGCCGCGTTGGGGTGGAGCAGGTCGGGAAATTCTTCCGGTTTGGCATCTCCCTGGGCGTTGGCAAAGAGGGTATAAGTGTCCAGCAGCGTCACTTGGGGGTCGCCTTTCACGGCGGCCGCGTACAGTTCATTGATGCGGCGGATTTTGTCGGCCGGCCGTTTTTTGGTCGCTGAGCTGGGAAAGACCTGACAGAGGAGAATGGGCATGCGGGGGTTGTGGCGTTTCAGCTCGCCCAGAATCAACTTAAGATTGGCGGCGATGGTTTCCGGGTCGGCTCCTTCTTCCAGGTCATTCGTGCCAATGAGCAGCACGACGCCCTTTGGGTTCAACGCCAGCACATCTTCCTTGAGGCGGATGAGCACGCCGCGGGTGGTATCGCCGCTGATGCCCCGGTTGGCGGCTTTCAGGCCAGGGAAATGCTTTTTAAGCTGCTCGCCCCATCCCTGGGTGATGGAATCGCCCAGAAACACGACGGCGTTTTGGTCTTGTTCCACCTGTTTGGCCCACAGGGTACGCCGTTGGAGCCAGAGGTTTTTGAACCAGTCATAGCGGCGGATGGGGCCGGCGCCGGGTAGGCCATCGTCATGGGCGGGCAAGGCCAGGCGTTGCTCAAGCGCGGGCGGGGTTTCCGGGGAGGGGGCGGCGAGGCCGGGCCATGAAAACAGGGCGCCGGCGGCGATGACCAGCGCGCCCCACCATCCACTGATGCGATTCAACATAATTAATCCTGAGTGTGTGTGTGGTAAAATTTGCTTCATTTTGCGCCACATTTCAGCAACTGGCAAGTCTGGCGGCAGAGACCTTCACCGCTGGGAGGGGTTGCGTCATTGGGGCCATTCCATGTGGGGGGCATGCCAGCCAACGGGTTCGGCCGAGGCACGCCGGCCAATTCACAAAAGGGTGGCGTAATTTTGGGAAGCCGGTTAAATACTCCCATGAACCTCGCGCAACAAAAACGGCTGTTTTTCTTTTTATTCTCCCTTGTTTCTGGCCAGGACGCCCGGCGTTTGATTTGCGGCCTTGGGGTGGGTGTGGGGATTGCATTGGCTGGTGGCGCGCCCGCCCAGTCTCCGGAACCGTTGAACTGGACGGCGCAGCAGGATCACCGGCAGATGATGGAGCAGTTGGGGATCACACGGTTGCGGCCCGGCCCCAGCTCCCAACCGGGGCGCACAAATTCCGCGAATTATGACCCGGCCCTGGCCAACCCGTACCCCGATTTGCCGGACGCGCTGACTTTGAAAAATGGCCAGAAGGTCACCACCGCCGAGCAGTGGTGGAAGCTGCGGCGCCCGGAGATTGTGGAGGATTATGAGCGCGAGGTGCTGGGCCGGGTACCCAAAAATGTACCGAAGGTAACCTGGAGTGTGGTAACGCAAGCCAATGATCGGGTGGTGGGGAATTATCCGGTGCTGGCCCGGCGGGTGGTGGGCCGGGTGGATAATTCGGGATTTACCAATATCAGCGTGGAAATCCAGCTCACGGTGGTTACGCCGCTGGATGCCAAACGGCCGGTGCCGTTATTGATGATGTTCGGCGGGTTTGGCAGCGGTTTTCCCCGCCGGCCAGGAGAGGCGGCGCCCGGGCCGCCCGGCTTTTTTGGCGGCGGCAATCGCAGTGGGGAACCGCCTTCCACCGAACAATTGATTTCCAACGGTTGGGGATACGCGATTTTGAATCCTAACAGCATCCAAGCCGATAATGGAGCGGGGTTGACCCGGGGCATCATAGGCTTGGTCAATAAAGGGCAGCCGCGCAAGCCGGAGGATTGGGGGGCTTTGCGCGCATGGGCCTGGGGCGCGGCGCGGGCGCTGGATTATCTGGAGACGGACCCGGCCGTGGACGCCAAACGGGTGGGCATTGAGGGGGTGTCGCGGTATGGCAAGGCCGCGCTGGTGACGCTGGCCTTTGAGCCGCGTTTTGCGGTGGGCTTCATTGCGTCCTCGGGCAAGGGCGGTGCGACTTTGTTGCGGCGTCATTTTGGCGAGGCGGTCGAGACGCTGGCCAGCTCGGGCGAGTACCATTGGATGGCGGGGAATTTTTTGAAGTACGCCGCCGCCGAGGGCAAATGGGGCAACAAAACCCCGGCGGACTTGCCGGTGGACGCGCATATGTTGATTGCACTGTGCGCTCCACGGCTGGTGTTCATCAGTTACGGGATTCCCGAGCGGGGCGATGCCTTATGGCTGGACCAGCAGGGCAGCTTCATGGCGGCGGTGGCGGCGCAGCCGGTGTTTCGCCTTTTGGGCGCCCGGGACTTGGGGGTGAAGGAGGATTATCGCACGGCCCAAATGCCGGCAGTGGGCGTGGGGTTGTTGGAGGGGGAATTGGCCTGGCGGCAGCATGACGGCGGCCATGAAAGCCAGTCCAACATGAAACATTTTCTGGCCTGGGCGAATCGGATGCTGCGGCACACGCCGCCGACGCGCACTCCGTAAATAAAAGGCATGCTGGCGCCGTCCAAGAGGGACAACCTGTGCATTCATACACATGAAACAGATGGCTGAACTTCGAGGGACCCTCAGGATGGGTGGGCTGATGGCGGGCGTATGGCTATGGACCCTCCTTGGCTGGGGAGCCGATTTTTATTGTGACCCGCTGCGCGGCTCGCCCCAGGGCGATGGCAGCGCAGCCCGGCCGTGGCGGACGGCGCAGGAGGTGATTGCAGCACGCTTGATTGAATCGCGTGACGCGCAGGGCCGCCCCATCAACGCGGGGGCGCCGGTGAAAGCAGGCGACACGCTCTGGTTGCGCAGCGGCTGGCATGGGGTAATCCGTCTGGCGGGCGGACACAATGCGGAGTTCATTACCCTGGCGTCCGAGCGCGGTCATACGCCGCAGGTGGGATGGGTGGAGATTGCCGGGGGCAGCCGCTGGCGCATCAAGGGGCTGACCATTTCTCCCTCGCTGGCACCCGCGCCGCTGGAGAAACCACCCCATAGCCTCGTGATGTTGGGAGAGCGGGGCGACGATACCTGCCATGAATTGGTGGTGGAGGATTGTTTTGTCTTTAGCGTGTTGGATACGGCGTCGTGGACGGCGAAGGACTGGGTGACCAGACCGCAAAGCGGCATCTGGCTGGGCCGGCATGGACGGGGGCATGTGGCGCGCAACAATTACGTGCTCAACACCCGGTTTGGCATCAACTTGTGCGCCCCGGAGGTGGTATGCGAAGGCAACGTGGTGGCCAATTATTCCGCCGATGGCATCCGCGTCACCCGGGACGGGCAGAAGGTGCGGATGAACGTGGTGAAGAACAATTTTGTGGGCGCAGACGAGGGGGATGACAACCACGATGATGGCATTCAAGCCTTTCTGTTCAACGTGGGGCGGGGGACCTTGCGAGGGGTGCGGGTTGAAGGCAACGTGATTGTGGCGCGGGAACGGGATGACCTGCCCTTTCCCAATCCCTTACAGGGCATCGGTTTTTTTGATGGGCCGCTCGTGCAGTTTGGGGTGGAGCGCAACGTGGTGCTGGTGAATCACTGGCATGGAATTACATTGGGGGATGCCCAGCAAAGCTTGGTGCGCAGCAACGTGGTGTACAGCCGCTGGACGGCGGAGAAGCCCAAGCCTTGGATTATGTTGGGCCAGAAACAGAAACTGGCGCGGGGCAATACGGCCGTGGACAACTGGGCCCATTCCTTCTCCTTCAAGGACGATGCCGAGGTCAAGGCCGAGCGCAATCAACCTGTAACCGAGGCGCTGTTTCGGGAAAAGTTGCTGGCGCTGATGAAAGAAATCGAGGCCGAGTTTGGAGCGCGGCATCCGGTGGCAGGACGGCCACGCCTGGAAATGCCGTGGCTGGAGGCGGGCAGGGGGAATTAAAAAGAAAACCGGCGCTGAATTTTTTTCAGCGCCGGTGGAGTCAATTCGTGGGAGGGATTATTGGCGATTCTGGCCGCCGCCACCGCCACCACCCCCGCGTTGTCCGCGGCCGCCTTGACCGCCCGGACCGCCAGGAGCTGCACCGGGACCACCTTGTCCACCGGGGCCGCCTTGCCGCATGCCCATGCCGGCGCCGGGGCCACCCATCATGCCGCCCTGGAGCATCATGAAGCTGAAGCGGTTTTCAATCATTTGCTCCTTCTGTTCAGGTTTGAGGGTGGGGTTGATGCTGGCGAATGCCTTGGCGCGCAGCACCATGATGTCGGTTTGAATCTTGGACACGGCCTCGGCTTTTTCGCGGATTTTCTTTTCATCCTGCTTTTCGGCCAGGACTTCTTTCATCAATTCGCGTTGGGCCGCCTGCAGTTTTTCGTTCAGTTGCTGCACCGCATCCTGCTGTTTTTGCATTTCCTCGCGCAGGGTGTTGCGCTGTTGTTCGTCCAGCCCAAACCCGCCGCGACCGCCGCCGGCCGGTTGCGCCTGGAGCGCTGAAGCCAGCATGGACACAGCGCCGGCCAGGGCCAGGGTGAAGGCATACTTAACCATGTTTCTCATAGGTGTTTTGATGTTTTATCCGGGCCAGTTTGCCGCCCGCCGGGCTGCCCGTGGCTCCGGCTGGCGTGGCCGCCCAGACCGGCATCTGGAGATGCCCGGCCTGCGGCCAGCACTGTTTGATGCGTTAGACGAAGGCTGGGGAAAGATGGTTACACAAAAATGAGAAATTGCAGAAGGGTTTGATTCCCAAGGGCTAAAAAAATGGGGGCGGGCCATGAAAAGGCGTTGCGAAAATGTAACATTTGTGTTTTCTTTCAGCCAAAGCAATCACCCAAAAAAGCGTATGTTGCGAACTGGTCTGCGTTTATTGTTAGGAGGAATCTTGGCATTTTTTGTTTTGGCCTCCTCCGTTTTCTCCCAGGATCGTTTGTTAATCACCGAATTCATGGCCGCCAACCGTTCCACGCTGGCTGACGAGGATGGGGCTTTTTCCGACTGGGTGGAGATTTACAATGCCGGGACCAACACGGTGAATATGGAGGGGTGGTATCTAACCGACAGCGCCAATGATTTGACCAAATGGCGTTTTCCGGCCACCAACCTGGCGCCCAACCAGTATCTCATTGTATTCGCGTCCGGCAAGGACCGCCGGGTGCCGGGGCAGCCCTTGCACACCAGTTGGCAGCTTTCCACCGGCGGCGAATATCTGGCGTTGGTCAAACCGGACGGCACCAACGTGGTGTTTGCTTATGCTCCGGCTTTTCCGCGTCAATTCAATGACATCTCCTTTGGCATCAGCACGTTTGCTGACCCGACGATTCTCGTGGGCACCAACTCGCCGGCGCGCGTTCACGTGCCGGCCAGTGACGGCCTGGCGTTAAGCTGGACGGAATTGACCTTCAATGACACGGCGTGGGTGGCCGGCACCAATGGGATAGGTTACGATGGCAATCCGAACGAGGCCGGCCAATCTTTTCAACAGCCGGTGCATGTTTACTCTTTTGACGCCAGCAATGCGCAGGACACGGTGGGGACGCTGCATGGGACTCTGGAGGGCGGCCCCAGTTTTGTGGCGGACCGCACCGTGGGGCGGGCGTTGAGCCTCAACGGCACCAGCCAGGCGGTGACGTTCCCGAACTGGGATTTCACCTCGCGTTTCACTCTGGCACTGTGGTTGAAGCCAGCCAACCGGTTTAACATTCAGAATGTGGTGGCCAATGTGGCGGGTGGTTATACCACGGCCGGTTTCAAGTTTTTCGTTAACAGTTACAACACCCAGGATGGGCTGCTGGTCTTTGAGCATGGCAACGGCAGTTCGGGCCAGGTGGCCAAGTCGCTGGTGGCGGTGGATTTTGACCAGTGGAATCACGTGGCCATCGTGGTGGACCGGACAGCGGGGCGCATCTGGTTTTACAAGAATGGCGTGGATGTGACGGACCCGGCCCAGAGTTTTGTGCGCAACGATTTCACCACCAGCGGGGCATGGTACTTGGGGAAGATGGCCAACAATGTTTACTGGTATGGCGGGCAGATGGACGAGCTGTTGATTTTCACCAATACGCTGTCCGCCTCGGAAATTGCGGGCCTTTACAATGGCAATGTGGGCGCTCCTTACCGCGCGTTGATTAAGACGGATGTGTTGAACCTGATGTCGAATGTCAACGCCTCGGTGTACATCCGCCTGCCGTTTGTGATGGAGGACCCCGGCGCGGTGGACGCACTGACCTTGCGCATGAAATATGATGATGGTTTTGTGGCCTATCTAAACGGGGTGGAGGTGGCCCGCCGCAACGCGCCCAGCGCAGCGTCCGGAGGGGAGGTGGCCAACTTCACCAATGACTTTTCAGGTTTGCAGGGCATCAACAACTGGTATCACGGAATTTACAACGCGACCACGGATGCGAATCAGCGTTATGACACGGCTGATTTCCAGCCTTTTGCCAGTTCCTATTGGACGGGCAGCGCGTGGGATTTGACCCCGTCCGGCGCCCCGTGGACGACAATCAGCCCGGGCAACACGCATCCCAACGGCAGCAACAGTGGCAACATCCATTGGGCCGTTTCCCGCTGGGTCAGCGAGGCCAACGGCTCGGTGGCGGTCTGGATTCACCTGCGCAAACGCGACACCGCCGGCGGCAACGGCGTCACCGGCAAGCTTTTTGTCAACGGGGTGGAGCGGTTTTCCCGCACCATTGCGAGCACGGATGGGACGGGGGTCACCACCAATCTGGTCATCACCGGCGTCAATGTTGGCGACCTTTTTGACTTCGCCCTGACGCCGCGTGGCACGGACAACGCTGACACGGATAGTAATGACAGCTCGATATTTCAATTTACCATCACGCAGTTGCCCGGGCAGGACCTGACCTGGAATTCACGGGCCACCGGCTTGCATGCGGATGATTTGGCGCTGCAATACGAGACTTTTGACATCACCTCGCTGCGCGGGGCTTTGCAGGCGGGAACCAACATCCTGGCGGTGCATGGGCTGAATGTGGCCGAAAACAATGTGGATTTTCTGATTTTGCCGGAATTGAGTTACCGCACGCGGCTGTTCACCACGGACCGGTTGCGGTATTTTGCCCAGCCCACGCCCGGCGCGTTGAATGCGTTTGGCACGTCCGCCCTGGGCGCGCGCATTACCGAAGTGCAGCATACGCCGCCGGAGCAGCCCCCTGGGCAGCCCTTGACGGTGACAGCCCGGGTGACTCCCACCATGGATGCCATTCAATCGGTCACCTTGTTCTACCGCATTATGTTTGGTCCGAATGTGCCGGTGCCCATGAAGGATGACGGCACGGAGGGGGACGCCGTGGCGGGGGACGGCATTTATACGGCCCGGATTCCTGGCGGTCTGGCGGCGCCGGGGCAGATGATTCGTTATTTTGTGCAGGTCGAGGATGCCAGCGGGGTGGCGTCGCGCTGGCCGTTGTATGAGGACCCGGTCAATTCGCCGCAGTATTTGGGCACCATCGTGGCCACGAACATTACCACCCCTTTGCCGGTGCTGCATTGGTTTGTGCAAAATCATGATGCCGCCGGCACCAGCGCCGGCACCAAGGGCGCATTGTATTATCTGGGCGAGTTTTACGACAATCTGACCTTTAACCTGCACGGCCAAAGCAGTGCGGGGTTCCCCAAGAAAAGCTACGATGTGGATTTCAACCCGGGGCATGGTTTCCTCTGGGCGCCCGGCCAGGAGCGGGTGGATGACATTAACTTGATGACGACCTATCCGGACAAGGCGCGGATGCGCAATATACTGGCTTATGAAACTTATCGGGACGCCGGTTCACCTTATCATTTCACCATTCCGGTGCGGGTGCAGACCAATGGTGGATTTTATGGCGATTACCACCTGATGGAGAACGGGGATGCCGGCTATTTGAAGCGCAATGGGTTGGATCCGCGCGGGGCTTTTTACAAGATGTACAACACCTTCAGTTCCGCCGCGGATACCACCATCGGCATCAACGGCAACTACGCCGAAAAGAAAACCCGCAAGAACGAAAACAACGCCGACCTGCTGGAGTTTCTCAATGGCGCCGTGCTGCAAAGCGGCAATGCGCGGGTGGCCTGGATTATGGACAATGTGAACCTGCCGGCGGTGATTAATTACCTGGCAGCTCGCATCGTGACCGCCGACCGGGATTGCTGCCACAAGAATTATTACTTTTATCGTGATACCGAAGGCAGCGGCCAGTGGTCCATGTTTGCGTGGGACGTGGACCTGAGTTTTGGCCGTTCCTGGACGAACACCTGGACTTACTGGGATGACCGGGTGACCTGGGACAATCCGCTGTTCAGCGGGGGCAACAACGGTTTTGTCAATGCGCTGTTTAATATTCCACAAACCCGCCAGATGTATTTGCGCCGTATTAAACAGCTTCATTTTCAGCTCATGCAGGCGTCTTCCACGCCCGCGCATTTGCTGCGCTATGAACGGCGGGTGGATGAACTGACGGCGATTCTGGCGCCAGACGCGGCGCTGGACCTCGCCAAGTGGGGCACCTGGGGGCAAGGGCAGGCCTCGAGCACTTGCTGCGTCATGACTCAACCCCAGGCCGCCGAGGTCATTAAAACCAATTTCCTGGTCAACCGGCGCCTGTTTATCGAGCAAAACATCTACGTGGGCTACAGCGGCGAGATGCCCGCGCAATCTCCCAATGCGGTGATACGCTTTTTTGACATGGATGCCAATCCGGCCAGCGGAAATCAGGCCCAGGAGTATTTGTGTTTCACCAATCCGCA
This is a stretch of genomic DNA from Fontisphaera persica. It encodes these proteins:
- a CDS encoding right-handed parallel beta-helix repeat-containing protein, with amino-acid sequence MAELRGTLRMGGLMAGVWLWTLLGWGADFYCDPLRGSPQGDGSAARPWRTAQEVIAARLIESRDAQGRPINAGAPVKAGDTLWLRSGWHGVIRLAGGHNAEFITLASERGHTPQVGWVEIAGGSRWRIKGLTISPSLAPAPLEKPPHSLVMLGERGDDTCHELVVEDCFVFSVLDTASWTAKDWVTRPQSGIWLGRHGRGHVARNNYVLNTRFGINLCAPEVVCEGNVVANYSADGIRVTRDGQKVRMNVVKNNFVGADEGDDNHDDGIQAFLFNVGRGTLRGVRVEGNVIVARERDDLPFPNPLQGIGFFDGPLVQFGVERNVVLVNHWHGITLGDAQQSLVRSNVVYSRWTAEKPKPWIMLGQKQKLARGNTAVDNWAHSFSFKDDAEVKAERNQPVTEALFREKLLALMKEIEAEFGARHPVAGRPRLEMPWLEAGRGN
- the carA gene encoding glutamine-hydrolyzing carbamoyl-phosphate synthase small subunit: MKAILALEDGTVFHGKAFGAKASACGEVCFNTSMTGYQEILTDPSYKGQIVTMTYPLIGNYGINRQDVESWRPHVAGFVIRELSPVVSNWRADASLPEYLEEYGIPGIQGVDTRALTKKLRVVGAMKGFISTEPGMTDAEAVERARAWHGMVGMDYVKDVTHAEPFLWDEKDEMSASFRLVQGTAPVNPREVRAPLPPADIPIVAYDFGMKYNILRRLRQHGFRVQVVPAHTPAAEALKYKPAGIFLSNGPGDPAALHYAVAAVRELVATGLPIFGICLGHQILGQALGGRTFKLKFGHRGGNQPVKDLESGRVEITSQNHGFAVDPASLPAEVMVNRINLNDQTVEGLRHKHKPIFCVQYHPEASPGPHDSTPLFAEFRQMIERH
- a CDS encoding acetylxylan esterase, which produces MNLAQQKRLFFFLFSLVSGQDARRLICGLGVGVGIALAGGAPAQSPEPLNWTAQQDHRQMMEQLGITRLRPGPSSQPGRTNSANYDPALANPYPDLPDALTLKNGQKVTTAEQWWKLRRPEIVEDYEREVLGRVPKNVPKVTWSVVTQANDRVVGNYPVLARRVVGRVDNSGFTNISVEIQLTVVTPLDAKRPVPLLMMFGGFGSGFPRRPGEAAPGPPGFFGGGNRSGEPPSTEQLISNGWGYAILNPNSIQADNGAGLTRGIIGLVNKGQPRKPEDWGALRAWAWGAARALDYLETDPAVDAKRVGIEGVSRYGKAALVTLAFEPRFAVGFIASSGKGGATLLRRHFGEAVETLASSGEYHWMAGNFLKYAAAEGKWGNKTPADLPVDAHMLIALCAPRLVFISYGIPERGDALWLDQQGSFMAAVAAQPVFRLLGARDLGVKEDYRTAQMPAVGVGLLEGELAWRQHDGGHESQSNMKHFLAWANRMLRHTPPTRTP
- a CDS encoding Spy/CpxP family protein refolding chaperone, whose amino-acid sequence is MRNMVKYAFTLALAGAVSMLASALQAQPAGGGRGGFGLDEQQRNTLREEMQKQQDAVQQLNEKLQAAQRELMKEVLAEKQDEKKIREKAEAVSKIQTDIMVLRAKAFASINPTLKPEQKEQMIENRFSFMMLQGGMMGGPGAGMGMRQGGPGGQGGPGAAPGGPGGQGGRGQRGGGGGGGGQNRQ
- a CDS encoding SGNH/GDSL hydrolase family protein, whose protein sequence is MLNRISGWWGALVIAAGALFSWPGLAAPSPETPPALEQRLALPAHDDGLPGAGPIRRYDWFKNLWLQRRTLWAKQVEQDQNAVVFLGDSITQGWGEQLKKHFPGLKAANRGISGDTTRGVLIRLKEDVLALNPKGVVLLIGTNDLEEGADPETIAANLKLILGELKRHNPRMPILLCQVFPSSATKKRPADKIRRINELYAAAVKGDPQVTLLDTYTLFANAQGDAKPEEFPDLLHPNAAGYAKWAGVLKTELVRLQLWQPAAPVSP